One stretch of Arachis duranensis cultivar V14167 chromosome 1, aradu.V14167.gnm2.J7QH, whole genome shotgun sequence DNA includes these proteins:
- the LOC107472710 gene encoding uncharacterized protein LOC107472710, whose protein sequence is MEGTNNIVVYHSGEVVRNMYEGVSFACENIFLLVVSCTITFVELQYGLCQSIAADIVKRVTNILYTSLVVVFGGLMQSEVMPIIDETSIQRMCRIHQQTQVQHPRIELYVEFEHIVTDEVQHDPDVQDDRCEAYLELSNDSDEEFKATYEAGDEDNDGDVVGEAVAETLVVPAVVSQPMGIPPFIHSLDLDAMHALEFSDHANIGVADLEDGKFRIGMEYGSRKSVIAAIRSYTISRGVDYLVYESEPQTFHAKCKNYGRGCDWLIQASLIQKKACWEIQRYNERHTCSMGTILQDHSKLDSDMIAEAMKPLVESDPSIKVKSIIAEV, encoded by the exons ATGGAGGGGACTAACAACATAGTGGTTTACCACAGCGGTGAGGTCGTACGAAATATGTATGAGGGTGTGAGTTTTGCATGtgagaatatatttttgttagtggtTTCGTGCACTATAACGTTCGTAGAACTACAATACGGGCTCTGTCAAAGCATAGCGGCTGATATTGTGAAGAGGGTGACCAACATTCTCTACACGAGTCTGGTTGTCGTATTTGGCGGCTTGATGCAATCAGAAGTTATGCCAATCATCGACGAAACAAGTATTCAGCGAATGTGTCGTATTCACCAGCAAACTCAGGTGCAACACCCGAGGATTGAGTTATATGTTGAGTTTGAGCATATTGTTACAGATGAAGTTCAACATGACCCAGATGTACAAGATGATAGATGTGAGGCGTACTTGGAATTGAGCAATGATAGCGATGAAGAGTTCAAAGCTACGTACGAAGCCGGTGATGAGGACAATGATGGCGATGTGGTAGGTGAGGCAGTGGCAGAAACTTTAGTGGTTCCAGCAGTAGTTAGTCAACCGATGGGCATTCCACCCTTTATTCATAGTTTGGATCTTGACGCCATGCATGCACTGGAGTTTTCCGATCATGCAAACATAG GTGTCGCTGATCTTGAGGATGGGAAGTTTAGGATCGGAATGGAATACGGTTCAAGAAAATCAGTCATTGCGGCAATTCGGAGTTACACTATCTCCAGAGGAGTCGATTACCTTGTTTATGAATCCGAGCCACAGACGTTCCATGCAAAGTGCAAGAATTACGGACGTGGGTGCGACTGGCTTATCCAAGCCAGCTTGATACAGAAGAAAGCCTGTTGGGAGATTCAAAGATACAACGAGAGGCACACGTGTTCCATGGGAACGATCTTACAGGATCACTCGAAGTTAGACTCGGACATGATTGCTGAGGCTATGAAGCCATTGGTTGAGTCTGACCCATCCATAAAGGTCAAATCTATAATTGCAGAGGTTTAG